From Tripterygium wilfordii isolate XIE 37 chromosome 13, ASM1340144v1, whole genome shotgun sequence, the proteins below share one genomic window:
- the LOC120013915 gene encoding plastidic glucose transporter 4-like, with amino-acid sequence MQASACVAARGGVGFEVTRRRVWPGFAGLSRRGLAINRNSICVSGRSTCCGLRADSVSVVTELMPVNLIRSSVKARSVKAQASEGDVEAVAPLKPSGIVLPFVGVACLGAVLFGYHLGVVNGALEYLAKDLGIAENTVLQGWIVSTLLAGATIGSFTGGSLADKFGRTRTFQLDAIPLAIGAFLCATAQSVQTMIVGRLLAGIGIGISSAIVPLYISEISPTEIRGTLGSVNQLFICIGILAALVAGLPLAGNPLWWRTMFGISAIPAILLALGMSFCPESPRWLFQQGKFSDADKSIKTLYGKERVTEVMQDLTATTQGSVEPEAGWLDLFSSRYWKVVSVGAALFLFQQLAGINAVVYYSTSVFRSAGIASDVAASALVGASNVFGTAVASSLMDRQGRKSLLMTSFSGMAASMLLLSLSLSWKVLAPYSGALTVIGTVLYVLSFSLGAGPVPALLLPEIFASRIRAKAVALSLGMHWISNFIIGLYFLSVVNKFGISRVYLGFATICLLAAVYITGNVVETKGRSLEEIERALNPAI; translated from the exons ATGCAAGCATCGGCGTGTGTAGCTGCGAGAGGGGGAGTAGGATTCGAAGTTACAAGAAGGAGAGTTTGGCCTGGCTTTGCTGGATTGAGCAGGAGAGGTTTAGCAATAAATAGGAACAGTATTTGCGTGAGTGGCAGGAGCACTTGCTGTGGTTTGCGGGCCGATTCGGTCTCCGTGGTGACGGAGCTCATGCCTGTCAATCTGATTCGGTCATCGGTCAAGGCCCGTTCTGTGAAAGCTCAAGCCTCTG AGGGAGATGTTGAGGCTGTTGCACCTCTGAAGCCTTCTGGAATAGTTTTGCCGTTTGTTGGCGTTGCTTGTCTGGGAGCTGTACTCTTTGGTTACCATCTTGG GGTGGTAAATGGTGCTCTTGAATACCTCGCCAAGGATTTAGGGATTGCTGAAAACACCGTGCTACAAG GATGGATTGTAAGCACTCTACTGGCGGGTGCTACCATTGGTTCATTTACTGGAGGATCATTGGCAGACAAGTTTGGCAGGACAAGGACTTTTCAATTAGATGCAATCCCACTTGCAATCGGAGCATTTCTCTG TGCCACAGCCCAGAGTGTGCAAACTATGATAGTTGGTCGCCTACTTGCTGGCATTGGAATTGGCATCTCATCTGCTATCGTCCCACTCTACATATCTGAG ATCTCACCAACTGAAATTCGTGGTACACTTGGATCTGTAAACCAACTCTTTATCTGTATTGGGATTCTTGCAGCTTTGGTGGCTGGATTACCTTTAGCTGGCAACCCTTTATG GTGGAGAACAATGTTTGGTATCTCAGCTATCCCTGCTATTCTACTGGCACTAGGAATGTCATTTTGTCCAGAAAGTCCTCGGTGGctttttcag CAAGGAAAATTTTCTGATGCGGACAAGTCCATTAAGACATTGTATGGAAAAGAAAGAGTTACTGAAGTTATGCAGGATTTAACAGCTACAACTCAAGGTTCTGTGGAGCCAGAAGCAGGATGGCTTGATCTATTTAGTAGTCGTTATTGGAAAG TTGTTAGTGTGGGGGCGGCACTTTTCTTGTTCCAACAGTTGGCTGGAATAAATGCTGTAGTATATTATTCTACTTCTGTATTTCGCAGTGCTGGAATTGCATCTGATGTTGCAGCTAGTGCTCTCGTCGGAGCATCTAATGTCTTCG GCACAGCTGTTGCATCCTCTTTGATGGACAGGCAAGGAAGGAAGAGTCTTTTGATGACAAGCTTTAGTGGAATG GCTGCTTCAATGTTGCTGCTTTCTTTGTCCTTATCTTGGAAGGTTCTGGCTCCATATTCGGGTGCTCTCACTGTTATTGGAACAGTTCT CTATGTGTTGTCCTTTTCACTTGGTGCTGGTCCAGTGCCTGCACTTCTTTTGCCAGAGATATTTGCATCAAGAATCAGAGCAAAAGCAGTTGCATTATCCTTGGGGATGCACTGG ATCTCCAACTTTATCATTGGCCTGTACTTCCTGAGTGTTGTAAACAAATTTGGGATCAGCAGAGTGTATCTGGGATTCGCAACCATCTGTCTACTCGCTGCAGTGTACATAACTGGTAATGTTGTGGAAACAAAGGGTCGATCATTGGAGGAAATAGAACGTGCTCTTAACCCTGCAATTTGA